One window of the Rissa tridactyla isolate bRisTri1 chromosome 9, bRisTri1.patW.cur.20221130, whole genome shotgun sequence genome contains the following:
- the CILP gene encoding cartilage intermediate layer protein 1, translating to MVTAKGWILLLLLLLGATSVLGQRLLRPALSRIQIGQKTFSPLVTLSLDSPRSSSRRGDPTFTYARRSPLVQDSKRFLSPWSKWSECSGKCGQTGVQKRTRSCLAERLWGVHCNEATEEGRLCIGHVCSACNITCPMGRINADCDACMCEDATLHGKVSLEDGSPAADARVYLQAKKLKLLTTADNRGMFRIPGVCPDGRNTLKIKKAKYATATVTVPQSNRRNLAIQVQLQRSGKPYVFRSPEDKARRVGQSVSLCCDAVGSPAPDRYLWYHNGSLLDPSLYKYKNNLVLKNLKREQSGEYFCKASSAGGSAKSQSAKLAVIGRQEAACNSQPQSHLIRLPHDCFQKETNSFYYDVGKCPAKTCAGKLDKGLRCKDNVSYCCGVSKMETRDISCNGYTLPTKIVVECGCKKCTETKIMVRGRATAADNGEPLRFGHIYMGNKRVSMTGYKGTFSIHVPADTERLVLTFVDRLQKFVNTTKVLPFKENGGAVFHEIKLLRKKAPVTLESTETNVISLGEMDEDDPIAELEIPPDAFYRKNGEAYRGKVKASVTFLDPRNISTAAVTQSDLNFVDEEGDVFPLRTYGMFSVDFTDEQGTESLNAEEVKVHLDAAQVKMPEHLQEMKLWSLNPETGLWEEEGDFNLEKSRRRKREERTFLVGNMEIKERRLFNLDVPESRRCYVKVRAYRSERFLQSEQIQGVVISIINTEPEPGFSSNPRAWGRFDSVVTGPNGACVPAFCDEQNPNAYAAYILASMGGEELEAVSSAPKLNPNAIGVPQPYLNKLNYRRTDHEDPNTKKTAFSINMAKPSPNSPEENNGPIYAYENLRECEEAPHSAAHFRFYRIEGDRYDFNTVPFSEDDLMSWTDDYLAWWPKPMEFRACYIKVKINGPQEVNVRSRNMGGTHPRTIGKLYGIRDVRSIRDSEQPDVSAACLEFKCSGMLFDQDRVDRTLVKVVPQGSCRRESVNSMLHEYLVNHLPMATNNDSSEYTMLAPLDPLGHNYGIYTVTDQDPRIAKEIALGRCFDGTSDGTSRTMKSNIGVGLTFTCSERSAAEQSIFQSQRNSGQQSILVLPGESPAYRRQPASRQTPQSRIPMRGQRPRPY from the exons ATGGTCACTGCGAAAGGAtggatcctcctcctcctcctcctcctgggagcCACATCTGTTTTAG GTCAAAGGCTTCTGAGACCAGCCCTCAGCAGGATCCAGATAGGACAGAAAACCTTCAGCCCGCTGGTAACGCTCAGCTTGGACA GTCCACGGAGCAGCTCTCGCAGGGGAGACCCCACCTTCACCTACGCCAGACGCA GTCCGCTGGTGCAAGATTCAAAAAGGTTTTTGTCTCCGTGGTCGAAATGGAGCGAATGCTCAGGAAAGTGTGGCCAAACCGGCGTGCAGAAGCGTACCAGATCCTGCCTAGCTGAGCGCCTCTGGGGCGTGCACTGTAATGAAGCAACTGAGGAAGGGCGGCTCTGCATTGGACACGTTTGCTCAG CctgtaacatcacctgccccATGGGCCGCATCAACGCCGACTGCGACGCCTGCATGTGCGAGGATGCGACCCTGCACGGGAAGGTCTCTCTGGAGGACGGGTCGCCCGCTGCCGATGCCCGGGTCTACCTGCAAGCCAAGAAACTCAAGCTGTTGACGACGGCCGATAACAGGGGCATGTTTAGGATCCCGGGGGTTTGTCCCGACGGCAGAAACACCCTTAAAATCAAGAAAGCCAAATACGCAACTGCTACTGTCACCGTGCCTCAGAGCAACAGAAGGAACCTGGCGATCCAAGTGCAGCTGCAACGATCAG GCAAACCCTACGTTTTCAGGAGCCCCGAGGACAAAGCCAGGAGAGTGGGACAGAGCGTGTCACTCTGCTGCGACGCCGTGGGGAGCCCGGCCCCCGACCGCTACCTCTG GTACCACAACGGCTCGCTGCTGGATCCCTCCttatacaaatataaaaacaACCTGGTTCTGAAGAACTTGAAGAGAGAGCAATCAGGAGAGTATTTCTGCAAGGCCAGCAGCGCCGGGGGGTCGGCAAAGTCCCAATCTGCCAAACTTGCTGTGATAG GAAGACAAGAGGCAGCCTGCAACTCCCAACCCCAAAGCCACCTCATCCGACTTCCACACGACTGCTTCCAAAAAGAAACCAACTCCTTCTACTACGACGTGGGCAAGTGCCCAGCAAAGACCTGCGCTGGGAAGCTGGATAAAGGACTCCGGTGTAAGGACAATGTCTCCTACTGCTGCGGGGTGTCCAAGATGGAAACCAGAGACATCTCCTGCAACGGGTACACGCTCCCCACTAAAATCGTTGTAGAATGTGGTTGCAAAAAATGCACCGAGACCAAAATAATGGTTCgaggcagagccacagcagcagatAACGGTGAGCCACTGAGGTTTGGCCACATCTACATGGGCAACAAGAGAGTGAGTATGACTGGCTACAAGGGCACCTTCTCCATCCACGTCCCGGCGGACACAGAGAGACTGGTTCTAACTTTTGTTGATCGGCTGCAGAAGTTTGTGAACACAACAAAAGTTCTGCCCTTCAAGGAAAACGGAGGTGCTGTGTTTCACGAGATCAAGCTACTAAGAAAGAAAGCCCCTGTTACACTGGAATCCACTGAAACCAACGTGATTTCTTTGGGAGAAATGGACGAAGATGATCCAATCGCCGAATTAGAAATTCCTCCGGATGCATTTTATAGGAAAAATGGAGAAGCCTACAGAGGCAAAGTGAAAGCCAGTGTGACTTTTCTGGACCCAAGAAACATCTCAACAGCTGCTGTGACACAAAGTGACCTGAACTTTGTAGATGAGGAAGGAGATGTATTCCCGCTTCGTACATACGGCATGTTTTCCGTGGACTTCACTGATGAACAGGGCACCGAGTCCCTTAATGCAGAAGAGGTGAAGGTTCATTTGGATGCTGCTCAGGTCAAGATGCCAGAGCACCTGCAAGAGATGAAGCTTTGGTCCCTCAACCCGGAGACAGGATTatgggaggaagaaggggactTCAACCTTGAGAAAAGCAGACGGCGCAAAAGGGAGGAGAGAACTTTTTTGGTTGGGAACATGGAGATCAAGGAAAGGCGGCTTTTTAACCTGGACGTCCCAGAAAGCAGACGGTGCTACGTCAAAGTCCGAGCCTACAGAAGCGAGAGATTTCTGCAAAGCGAGCAGATCCAAGGGGTTGTGATTTCTATTATAAACACAGAGCCAGAACCGGGGTTCTCCTCCAACCCCAGAGCATGGGGCCGTTTCGACAGCGTGGTCACTGGTCCCAACGGTGCCTGCGTGCCCGCCTTCTGCGACGAGCAAAACCCCAATGCCTATGCAGCTTATATCTTGGCGAGCATGGGGGGCGAAGAGCTCGAAGCTGTGTCCTCTGCTCCCAAACTCAACCCTAATGCTATTGGGGTCCCACAGCCATACCTCAACAAGCTCAACTACAGAAGAACAGACCACGAGGACCCCAACACTAAGAAAACGGCATTCAGCATTAACATGGCCAAGCCAAGCCCTAATTCCCCAGAAGAGAACAACGGCCCTATTTATGCCTACGAAAACCTAAGAGAATGCGAGGAAGCTCCACACAGTGCTGCTCACTTCAGGTTTTACAGGATAGAGGGAGACCGGTATGACTTCAACACCGTTCCCTTCAGTGAAGATGACCTCATGAGCTGGACTGATGACTACCTGGCATGGTGGCCCAAGCCCATGGAATTTAGGGCCTGCTacattaaagtaaaaataaatggacCCCAAGAGGTGAATGTAAGATCTCGTAACATGGGTGGGACGCACCCACGTACCATTGGCAAGCTCTACGGCATCAGGGATGTCCGCAGCATTCGTGACTCCGAGCAGCCGGATGTGTCAGCAGCCTGCCTGGAGTTCAAGTGCAGCGGCATGCTCTTTGACCAGGACCGTGTGGACCGCACGCTCGTGAAAGTGGTCCCGCAAGGCAGCTGCCGCCGAGAGAGTGTCAACAGCATGCTCCACGAGTACCTGGTGAACCACCTCCCCATGGCTACGAACAACGACTCCAGCGAGTACACAATGCTGGCTCCTCTCGACCCACTGGGGCACAACTACGGCATCTACACCGTCACTGACCAAGACCCGAGGATTGCCAAGGAAATCGCGCTGGGCAGGTGTTTTGATGGCACCTCTGATGGTACCTCCCGAACCATGAAGAGCAACATCGGCGTTGGATTGACTTTCACCTGTTCGGAGAGGAGTGCAGCGGAGCAAAGCATCTTCCAGTCTCAGAGGAACTCGGGCCAGCAGTCCATACTGGTTCTGCCAGGGGAGAGCCCCGCGTACCGAAGGCAGCCGGCGAGCCGCCAAACCCCCCAGAGCAGGATCCCAATGAGAGGTCAACGTCCTCGCCCATACTAG